The sequence TTTTTGTCCCTTGAATGTTAAACAGGGCGGGGATGGGATGACACTCCCTATCCCGACGAGGacccatttaatattttaattattttttattttttatttatattttataatatctgTTCGTGGGACACAATTTAATATACAGAGAATCACCACAATAATTTAtaagaggttttttttttttttttttttacacatcaaagtatttttttttttttttttttttttgcatttttacaaaaatctaCATAGAATTTACATAATAACCAATAGaacaacctaaatcgcaactaaAATTCACATACACCCAcataaaaatcaccaaaataacccaaaccataaatttaaataaaaaaagttaaaaaatagtatataaagtAACATTCTTCTTAAAACTGAAATAATTCACATAATTTCTAATTTACTCACAATATGTCTTAGCCAAACGTGACCTTAGTTACACCAATAATAAtaggatttttatatttttacactttaaatatatgtatatatatttttgtatttttacgaaaatcCACATAGAAACTCATATAACAACTAACAAAACAACTTAAATCGTAATTAAAATCTacatagcaacccacatagaaatctcaaactgtaaatttgaaaaaaaaaaattaaaaatagtatatggtaTAATTCTCTTAACACTATCAAAACTAATCTAAATAGTAACCAAAATTCATATAACAACCCATAAAAACTCAAaggttaattagaatttttttcccctgaactttgacatgtaccaaatcatgtcccttaaacttttaaggtcgttaaaaatgtcccctgaactattgagattgttgaatttaaggacttttgtcaaattttagtaaaaaaattctaacaaacataaaagttcaggacatgatttaatacatgtcaaagttaaaGGGtaatgatttggtagatatcaaagtctgtggAACattatttagtacataaacaatcactgaaatattaaaattgaattaaattagacaaaaattcttaaatctaacaatttcatTAAAAAGTAGTATATAAgattgggtgattctacaatgtacccccttaaaagggatgtactggtgcacccttaacttgtttcggcatctagaaaaaaattttagtctaaatttttttttttcatattcatatacgttatagctatttaagatattctacaaaattttgaaaaattcagaataatttacaatatagaaaataatattcaaacaaCCTATTTTACattcgtataaaataaaatagtcacgcgtgcaacacactgtaaACATAATTTTCCgcatgttaaacttttccaaatttcttaaaattttgcaggatgtcttaaataactataacgtacatgaccatgagaaaaaatttgattaaaaaattatttcggatactaaaaCAGATATGGGTACATCAATATATTCATTTATTCTATACAAAATCGAAAAGAGTGTTAGACATTTACTGCAAATAATTAAGGAGAACGTGGCTTGAATTGAGATTGTTATTATCAAATTCAATGGAACCTTTTTTCATTTGATCACAAACAAGAAACCCAATTCAACTAAACCCTAATTCCCAAATTCCAAACAATGGTGAAGAAGAGAGTACCGGATTGGCTTAACAGTTCTCTTTGGTCCTCTACTCCACCTCCAGACGAAGATCGTTTCAACCGCTACTCCTCCAAACCCACCACAACAACCACCACTGACGACGACGACGACGTCGTTTCCACTACTACTACCTCCACCGCCGGAGCCTCAGCTTCCGACCCTCCTAGACTCAATCCACCAGTCCCGGTCCCACCGCCTTCACTACCTCCTTTAAGGCGTGAGATTTCAGATGATTCGAGGTTTTCTGAGGATGTTGTTAATGGTGGACCTTCTGCTGAGGATATTTCTCGTCAAGCACAGCTATTGTCTGAGGTTtgatttttgatttttgttatcaaaaaattttgattttttttttgggggttgAATTTGTTTTCAAGAATGGATTTTTATTGTGATTTAGTTATCGAAGAAGGTGATTAATATGCGTGAATTGAGGAGAATAGCTTCGCAGGGTATACCTGATGGTGCTGGAATTCGTTCGACGGTTTGGAAGGTGTGTATAGAGTTTGgagttttcctttttcttagcTATTTATTGATAGAAAGAAGAGTTTCTTTTTTTGggctattttctttttttgaagaaaagtaaTGTGTTTTTTGTCAATCATTTCTTGTGAATTTCAATGAAAAATGGGGTTTTGAGTTGTGTTATTTAGTTCTTAAAATCATACACTAATGTGAAATACTCAAATTTGCAAAATAGTCTCACTTAATTTACTGCTACTATGATAGTCGCATAGTGTAAATCTATTGTCGGTCGTTTATGGTCTCACAGTGTTCATTTTACTAATAAAAGTTTTCATAAAGGTTATTTTGCCAAAGGACTCTttcttttttgaagaaaagaaatGTGTTTTTGTCAATCCTTTCTTGTGAATTTCAATGAAAAATGGGGTTTTGAGTTGTATTTTTTAGTTCTGAAAATCACACTAATGTATTGAATAATGATGCAGCTCTTACTGAATTATCTACCACCGGATCGTAGTCTTTGGTCGACTGAGTTAGCTAAAAAGAGGTCACAATACAAGCATTTCAAAGATGACCTTTTGATGAATCCTGTAAGTCATGTTGATgagttttatattatataattttcacTAAATGTTGGGTTTCAAATTGAAGTTTTGGATGAATGAGTAGTGGGATAGAGAACATAAGTACAACCGACTTCGAATTTAGAATGCATTACACAGTTATTTCATGTCTCGAAATATCAGTTGCTTGCTGGCTTGTCCATCTAATTCATGTATCAGTAGGTGAAAGTCTGATATCAAGAAAGAGTGGCGAGTTAGTTAATACTTAGAGGCTAGAGCAAGTcatatagatatattttttttcatgcaTTTTAACTATTTGTTTCCCAATGAATTTGGGTTTTCCTAATTTTTCTGTGGCTAGTCAGTCAGACATTACAAGGAGGCTGGAGAAATCATCTAGTCATGACAATGACGAGTCAAGTTATGAGAGCCGCTGTTTGCTTTCAAGATCTCAAATAACTCATGGGGAGCATCCATTGAGTCTTGGAAAGACTAGCATCTGGAATCAGTTTTTTCAGGTAAGTAGTGCACTTTGCTTGAGACTGGATTTAGAGATGTGACTGAATTTTAGCTATTGCATGTAATGTATAAAGAGTTGGAGCATGGTTGGATTGGGATTGCTAATCAGATATACTTGTTCTTGTcccaattttaataaaatatgtatttttctgtGAGGCATGCTCTTTAAATTTTGAAGTATCTAAACTGATATGGTGGTCTCAAGGTTATAATTCTATTCTCTTTTGAAAATAAAGCCTCAGAACATCTATAAATACAATATCTGAGTTTTGAGACCTGTGGCATCTGTAAATACAATGTCTGAGTATTGAGATGTTTTACAAGTTACAACCAttataacaattcttctttgaAAATAAGTAAAGGATGAAATTTGATCCAGATGTTGGCTTACTTTGTGCTTTTTGATGTGTATTGAAATTCATAAAATGTGAACTGTCTAGAGTTAGCTGCTTCGGGTCTTGTCTGTTGGTCTGTGGCAAATGTATGTTGGAAAGATTTTCTCTTGTTTGAAGGCGTGTTGGTATTGCTTTTgtgaaaatataacttaagcTTTGGGATTACGTAGGACACAGAAATCATAGAGCAAATTGACCGCGATGTGCATCGCACTCATCCAGACATGCACTTCTTCTCCGGGGACACTCAGTTTGCTAAATCTAATCAAGTATGTCTTTGATAATAGACGATCCCTTATCTTCGTGGGGGTAAAACCAAGTTTGCTAAGTTTGGTGCCTCTTGTTTCAGGAGGCTTTAAGGAGCATATTAATGGTATTTGCCAAGTTAAATCCGGGTATAAGATATGTTCAAGGGATGAATGAGCTTTTGGCACCTTTATACTATGTATTAAAAAATGATCCCGATGAGGAAAATGTGGTGAGCATCCAATCCAGTTATCTATAGTTTTTTACATCAATTGCTTTAACCCACAATTTATTTAGCATTTCTTTATGTTCATTATTAGATGTATCCTTTTAAAACTGTGTTTTCAGTTTCCAATGTTGAGTAAATTGTGTTTCGTACTGTTTTAATTGCTGGTAGAATTATCTCATAGCCGTCTTTGTAGGGCAACTCTTTGGTTCCGTATCAAATAAGACTAAGTAATGGAACATGGTTCCCAATTTTCATGATATTCCTAGCACAACCAAATAACCCAATGTTGaattgtaataataattaaatgaattAAGGAAAAGAAATAGAGTTGATACCAGTTTCAATTTGCTAGTTacgtttgattttttattttcattgtaaAGTTTTTTCGGTCTAGAAATATTCTAATGTAATCGAATTTCCTTATTATCTGGTTTAGCTTTCTTTTTTTAATGCTCATTATTTGCTAATGCTATGCAGGCTTGTGCTGAAGCAGACACATTCTTTTGTTTTGTCGAGTTATTGAGTGGTTTACGTGACAACTTCTGCCAGCAACTTGATAATAGTGTGGTTGGAATTCGTTCCACAATTACAAGGTTGTCTCAGCTTCTCAAGGAACATGATGAAGAGCTATGGCGTCATCTTGAGATCACAACCAAAGTAAGacataatattttaatgatCTGAAAATATAGGGGGAGACCAGCCATATGGCCTCCttctcttttttcaaaaaaaatattttaatgatcTGATCATCTGAGTCTGCATATATTTTCTCACGCCTCGTGTATCTTTAACCTCCTGTTTTCAGAATGACAtgcttaaatttaattttgagttGGGTTTGTACATTTAATTACATTAATTTAGCTCTTCATTTCTTCTTGGACCATATATTGTTTCCTCAGCTATTTCAGTTCTATTTCTGAGAGAAAACCAATGATGAGGTGCACCCTCGACTAGAACGTAGTTTTGTTATAGCTTTTAGAATAGTCCATCGAAAATTTCCTCGGTTGTGAAATTCGGTCCTTCaagtaaaaaatatttacattctAATCTCCTTTTAAAGTAGGAGTAAACAGGAGTAAGGACTCACATTTCGAGAACACGAGCTGTTACTAAGTTTTCAAATGTTTGAGAGTGAAGGATGGTGGATGGTTTA is a genomic window of Cannabis sativa cultivar Pink pepper isolate KNU-18-1 chromosome 9, ASM2916894v1, whole genome shotgun sequence containing:
- the LOC115722404 gene encoding uncharacterized protein LOC115722404 gives rise to the protein MVKKRVPDWLNSSLWSSTPPPDEDRFNRYSSKPTTTTTTDDDDDVVSTTTTSTAGASASDPPRLNPPVPVPPPSLPPLRREISDDSRFSEDVVNGGPSAEDISRQAQLLSELSKKVINMRELRRIASQGIPDGAGIRSTVWKLLLNYLPPDRSLWSTELAKKRSQYKHFKDDLLMNPSDITRRLEKSSSHDNDESSYESRCLLSRSQITHGEHPLSLGKTSIWNQFFQDTEIIEQIDRDVHRTHPDMHFFSGDTQFAKSNQEALRSILMVFAKLNPGIRYVQGMNELLAPLYYVLKNDPDEENVACAEADTFFCFVELLSGLRDNFCQQLDNSVVGIRSTITRLSQLLKEHDEELWRHLEITTKVNPQFYAFRWITLLLTQEFNFADSLHIWDTLLSDPEGPQETLLRVCCAMLILIRRRLLAGDFTSNLKLLQNYPPTNISHLLYVANKLRTQPSA